In Amphiura filiformis chromosome 2, Afil_fr2py, whole genome shotgun sequence, one DNA window encodes the following:
- the LOC140146404 gene encoding CCR4-NOT transcription complex subunit 10-B-like, translated as MADKENSNKDGGSGSTSMESPIPSPIPTYSEEEKELAQAVKVDFDAGNFGGCVEKLKQLAKMRQTDIKVMHNLSVSLFYQSDCKQVDDVKRGLNQVCGKAQVSIGGSDALEDADHAILFYNHAVILYHLKQHRETIRILEKLFQVIEPLEDCLAHKVLFLLIDTYLCTYQPEKALGALNYLEKKLFGSDNKSQSGDKQSENSGKDSKDSSGGDDGNGNIANEKHRPRITQYKTRCYLQLKQMKVCKREIKSVMNCMGASSTALFLKSNFEFLRQNYRKAIKLLNSAPQTSDFRQTGESVPVLYFNNLACIHFYMNKFHLGAYYARKSLQENANALAELPKRQGKAQSLSGQRLHTLGMNRRYELLYNTGIQLLHAGRPLAAFECLTEAVQVYPSNPRLWLRIAECCIAANKTTLSPESEGKGMPDSHKKGIVGNVVGNGAHRKIVLSPGAADNKYSSDGQSAAMPVATLEFASLCLCNALSLLPDDIAMAMHPPHQVPAARVSSRGSVSSDSSELSDVSGGKQPYPNSFPAPPGCALKAAEVSQLRCAILACSAYVSLTLGDNVIALEHAKQLLSQPKASGSYRFLGHLYAAEALINMDHIFDAIQHLSPDNVMDVSVLPPQEPGQSDRNDRFDDNNHQGNTQDGGADMQAKMSMQHQYYPASIQTAKATMLFNLASAHALRSEWEKARKCLHQACTLVPPADVPQQALFLAIYLELQTGNYALALQMVKKQQLIPYIKNAGGDGNSNRQQQQQHQQGFGTIGSGLPTAGFQPGSGIRGIFPSSAAPGSNKPMRVKDPWHN; from the exons atggctgacaaAGAAAATAGCAACAAAGACGGTGGCAGCGGCTCAACAtcaatggaatcacccatccCATCACCAATCCCTACATACAGCGAGGAGGAGAAGGAACTCGCCCAGGCCGTCAAGGTCGACTTTGATGCGGGTAACTTTGGAGGATGTGTGGAGAAACTGAAGCAGTTGGCCAAGATGAGGCAGACGGACATCAAAGTGATGCATAATTTGTCAGTGTCGTTGTTCTATCAGAGTGACTGTAAACAGGTGGACGATGTCAAGAGAGGCTTGAATCAAGTCTGTGGAAAG GCCCAGGTCAGCATAGGAGGGTCGGATGCTTTGGAAGATGCAGATCATGCAATCTTATTCTACAATCATGCTGTCATCTTGTATCATCTGAAACAGCACAGGGAAACCATAAGAATCCTGGAGAAACTGTTCCAAGTTATTGAACCTTTAG AGGACTGTTTGGCACACAAGGTGCTGTTTTTACTAATTGACACATATCTGTGCACATATCAACCAGAAAAAGCCTTGGGAGCACTCAATTATCTGGAGAAGAAACTATTTGGTTCCGATAACAAGTCACAATCAGGAGACAAACAGAGTGAG AATTCAGGCAAAGACAGTAAGGATAGCAGTGGGGGTGATGATGGTAATGGGAACATAGCAAATGAAAAACACAGACCAAGGATAACACAG TACAAGACAAGGTGTTATCTACAGCTGAAGCAAATGAAAGTGTGTAAGCGTGAAATCAAGTCAGTCATGAATTGCATGGGTGCT TCGTCTACAGCTCTCTTCCTCAAAAGCAACTTTGAATTCCTACGTCAGAATTATCGCAAAGCCATCAAACTGTTAAACAGCGCCCCACAAACATCAGACTTCCGACAGACCGGCGAGAGCGTACCAGTGTTATATTTCAACAATTTGGCGTGTATACATTTCTACATGAATAAATTTCACCTGGGTGCTTACTATGCAAGGAAGTCATTACAGGAGAATGCCAATGCGCTGGCTGAGTTACCAAAGAGACAAGGGAAAG CTCAATCTCTCTCAGGTCAAAGGTTACACACATTAGGCATGAACAGACGTTATGAGCTCCTCTACAACACAGGGATACAACTATTACATGCAGGCAGGCCATTAGCCGCATTTGAATGTCTCACAGAGGCTGTACAGGTTTACCCATCTAATCCCAGGCTTTGGTTGAGAATCGCTGAGTGCTGTATTGCTGCTAACAAAACCACACTG AGTCCTGAGTCAGAAGGCAAAGGGATGCCAGATAGTCACAAAAAAGGCATTGTGGGTAATGTTGTAGGGAATGGTGCTCATCGGAAGATTGTCTTATCACCCGGCGCTGCCGACAATAAATACAG TTCTGATGGTCAGTCTGCAGCCATGCCAGTGGCCACCTTAGAGTTTGCATCCCTTTGTCTATGCAATGCATTATCCCTTCTACCGGATGATATCGCCATGGCAATGCATCCCCCTCATCAGGTTCCAGCAGCTAGAGTGTCCTCCAGAGGAAGCGTTAGTAGTGACTCGTCGGAGCTCTCGGATGTGTCAGG AGGTAAACAGCCATATCCAAATTCCTTCCCGGCGCCACCAGGGTGTGCGCTGAAAGCAGCAGAGGTATCGCAGCTACGATGCGCCATACTGGCTTGTAGTGCGTATGTGTCGCTGACGTTGGGGGATAACGTGATAGCGTTGGAGCATGCTAAGCAGCTTCTGTCACAGCCAAAAGCTTCAGGCTCTTATAG ATTCCTAGGCCATCTGTATGCAGCGGAAGCACTCATCAATATGGACCATATCTTTGATGCAATCCAACATCTATCCCCTGATAATGTCATGGATGTGTCTGTATTACCACCACAAGAACCAGGACAAA GCGACAGAAATGATCGTTTCGACGACAACAATCACCAAGGAAACACCCAAGATGGCGGCGCTGACATGCAGGCTAAAATGAGTATGCAGCATCAGTACTATCCAGCATCCATTCAGACGGCAAAGGCTACGATGTTATTTAATCTGGCCAGTGCTCATGCATTACGTAGTGAATGGGAGAAAGCAAGGAAATGCCTACATCAG GCGTGTACATTGGTGCCTCCAGCTGATGTCCCACAACAAGCTCTGTTTCTAGCCATCTACCTGGAGCTGCAGACAG GTAACTATGCCCTAGCACTACAAATGGTCAAGAAGCAGCAATTAATTCCATACATCAAGAATGCTGGCGGAGATGGTAATTCCAACagacagcaacagcagcagcatcaacaggGCTTTGGTACCATCGGATCCGGTCTGCCAACAGCAGGATTTCAACCCGGCAGTGGAATTAGGGGGATCTTTCCAAGTAGTGCAGCTCCTGGGAGCAACAAACCTATGCGTGTTAAAGATCCGTGGCATAATTGA